Proteins from one Loktanella sp. M215 genomic window:
- a CDS encoding MFS transporter codes for MALTKGQMAGWGLADLGVNVFVVVKQLLVFTYLTTYLGVPPGIAGLVTFAVLAFDVVTDPIVGYLSDRNTSRWGRRAPWIAVGAVLLAVSIVAMFAVPAGMAWQANALWVLVFFAAASVGFTFVAIPYGAMAGEMTQDPGERSTMMAFRMTFASLGLLTAGALVPALAGDSRAGYARAVLIVAPVVVVTIWGMLWAVRRAPRIATPATEGFGTVLRLVLGNRAFAVLVVLYGVLTLGVALIAAGLQLAALALIGDAGGPLSGLTGALGVFSTLFAAFILGSVVSQFPWVRASARWGKVTALMGGLALYVVVLICVWASLPATGVTVIAGLFVLAGVANGAYQQIPWAMYPDLMDVTRARQGTAIEGAFSAVWLFGQKVANALAPLLLGVILQAAGWQASASGIVAQSPQALAALRVALTLVPAIIFLAGMAGIWLMYRPLARGVASHR; via the coding sequence ATGGCATTGACGAAGGGGCAGATGGCGGGCTGGGGGCTGGCGGACTTGGGCGTGAACGTCTTTGTCGTGGTCAAGCAGCTGCTGGTGTTCACCTATCTGACAACCTACCTCGGCGTGCCGCCGGGGATCGCGGGGCTGGTCACCTTCGCGGTGCTGGCCTTTGACGTCGTGACGGACCCCATCGTGGGATATCTGTCGGACCGCAACACCAGTCGCTGGGGGCGGCGCGCACCCTGGATCGCGGTCGGTGCGGTACTGCTGGCGGTGTCGATCGTCGCGATGTTCGCGGTGCCCGCGGGCATGGCGTGGCAGGCCAATGCGCTGTGGGTGCTGGTGTTCTTTGCCGCGGCCTCTGTCGGGTTCACCTTCGTCGCGATCCCCTATGGCGCGATGGCGGGCGAGATGACGCAGGACCCGGGCGAGCGGTCGACGATGATGGCGTTCCGGATGACCTTTGCCTCGCTCGGCCTGCTGACGGCGGGGGCGCTGGTGCCGGCGCTGGCGGGGGACAGTCGGGCGGGATACGCGCGGGCGGTGCTGATCGTGGCGCCTGTGGTCGTGGTGACGATCTGGGGGATGCTCTGGGCCGTGCGCCGCGCACCACGGATTGCAACGCCCGCGACCGAAGGGTTCGGCACCGTGTTGCGGCTGGTGCTGGGGAACCGGGCCTTTGCGGTGCTGGTGGTGCTGTACGGCGTGCTGACGCTGGGCGTCGCGCTGATCGCGGCGGGGCTGCAACTGGCCGCGCTTGCCCTGATCGGGGATGCGGGCGGGCCGCTGTCGGGGCTGACGGGCGCGCTGGGCGTGTTTTCGACACTTTTCGCGGCGTTTATCCTGGGGTCGGTCGTGTCGCAGTTTCCGTGGGTCCGCGCGTCGGCCCGGTGGGGCAAGGTGACGGCGCTGATGGGCGGGCTGGCGCTTTATGTCGTGGTGCTGATCTGCGTCTGGGCCAGCCTGCCTGCGACGGGTGTGACCGTGATTGCGGGGCTGTTCGTGTTGGCGGGCGTGGCGAACGGGGCGTATCAGCAGATCCCCTGGGCGATGTATCCGGACCTGATGGACGTGACCCGCGCGCGGCAGGGCACCGCGATCGAGGGTGCGTTCAGCGCGGTCTGGCTGTTCGGCCAGAAGGTGGCGAATGCGCTGGCACCACTGCTGCTGGGGGTGATCCTGCAGGCGGCGGGGTGGCAGGCATCCGCCAGCGGGATCGTCGCGCAAAGCCCGCAGGCGCTGGCGGCATTGCGAGTGGCGCTGACGCTGGTGCCGGCCATCATCTTTTTGGCGGGCATGGCCGGGATATGGCTGATGTACCGCCCGTTGGCGCGCGGGGTGGCAAGCCATCGCTAG